The DNA sequence GGGGCGGCTGCCCGAACTCGAAGCGATCGTTCATCCGCTCGTGCGCAAAAAGGAGCAGGAGTTCCTGGCGAAGAACTTGGCCGCGGGCTCGCCTTTTGTCGTCCTGGATATTCCGCTGCTGTTTGAAACGGGCGCGGAAAAAAGGGTCGATCGTGTCGCCGTGGTGACGTGCTCGGCCGATCTTCAGCGCGAAAGAGCACTGAAACGCCCCGGAATGACCGAGGAAAAACTCGCGATGATCCTTGCGCGGCAGGTGCCGGACAGCGAAAAGCGTAAACGCGCCGACTACATCATCGATACCAGCGACAGTTTCGACGTCACCCGCGGCCAGGTAAAGGCCGTCGTCGATGTACTCGCAGCCAGCAACGGAGACGCGGATGCGTGAGATCATCTTCGATACGGAAACAACGGGCCTCGACAATCGCGAGGACCGGGTGATCGAAATCGGTGGCGTCGAGCTCGAGAACCAGTTTCCGACCGGCCGTACGCTGCATATCTTCATCAATCCCGGCAATCGCAAGGTTCACCCGGACGCGCTCGCCATCCACGGGATCACCGACGACTTCCTGAAGGACAAACCGCCCTTCGCCGATGTCGTTGATGAGATCCTCGATTTCTTCGGCGACGCGCGCTGGGTCGCGCACAACGCCACCTTTGACATGGGCTTCGTCAACGCCGAGTTCGCACGTCTGGGACTGCCGCCGATCGCCATCGATCGGGTGACGGACACACTGGCGCTCGCTCGCCGCAAGCATCCGATGGGACCGAACTCGCTCGATGCGCTTTGCCGTCGTTACGGCATCGACAACTCGCACCGCGCAAAGCACGGCGCTCTTCTCGACTCCGAACTGCTGGCCGAAGTCTATATCGAGATGATCGGTGGTCGGCAGGCGGCGCTTGGCCTTGTCTCGACCAAATCGGCGGGACAGTCGATCGAGCTCGACGATGCGCCGATCGTCATCGGCCAGCGCCCGCGTCCGCTGCCGAGCCGGCTGTCGGAGGACGACCTTGCGGCTCACGCTGCGCTGATTGCCAAGATCGGCTCCAAGGCGATCTGGGCGAAATACGAACCCCAGGAATAACAATCAGGCATCAAAAAAGCCCGGCGCGAGCCGGGCTTCATTGTTTCAGCGTCCTGAATTTCGATCAGTTCGCGGTTTCGTTCGAATTCGAAACCTGGGCACGGACCTTTTCTTCGGCCATGCGCTGCGCGAACATCTGCGCAAAGTCGATCGGGTCGATCATCAGCGGCGGGAAGCCACCGTTGCGGGTCGCGTCGGCAACGATCTGGCGCGCGAACGGGAACAGCAGGCGGGGGCACTCGATGAAGAGCAGCGGCAGCATGTGCTCCTGCGGGAAGCCAGCAACGCGGAAGACGCCGCCATAGGCGAGCTCGACGTTGAAGAGAACGCGGTCGCCGTCCTTGGCTTCGGCGTTCAGCGACAGAACGACGTCAAAATCGTTCTCTGCGAGCGGATTGGCGTTGACATTGACGTTGATGTTGATCGACGGCGCCTTGTCACGAGCCTGCAGCGAACGCGGTGCGCCCGGGTTCTCGAAGGAAAGGTCCTTGATATACTGGGCGAGGATGTTCAGCGACGGGCTCTGCGCGCTGCCGTTGCCATTGGATGCGGTATCAGTCGTCATAAGGGTTCCTCGACATCAATTCGGTGAGGCCATCTAGCATTTCGGCCTAGGGCTTACAACCCTGCGGACCCGGCGCTTTCGGCCGGATGCGCGTACCTTTGCTCCAAATCGCCAAGCCAGGATTATGCTCCGGAATGTGGGCGACAGAGTGCCGTCTGCGCATTCCGCCAAACGTTGCTCGTCTAGGGGCGGTCGCGATCCCCACCTTGCGGCGGATCCTCATCGTCCGCCCGCGAGAATTCGCCTTCGTTAAGGTCGATGACGCGCGTCGAGGGTCGTGGCTGCCGCGGGTCGTCCTGCGGGTACCAATTTGCCCCGGATGCCGCAGTCACGATCGTCATCCTCTTGCGCAGATAGGCGGCAGCCGCATTTCGGACAAAGGGCAGAAACAGGAGGAGACCGATCACGTCGCTTACGAAGCCCGGTACGACGAGCAGGATCGCCGCGACGAACAGCAAGGCGCCGCCGATCACCTCGCGACCCGGGTCACTGCCGGTGCGGGTGGCATCCTGCATCCTGCGGATGACGGTAAATCCCTGGACTCGGAGCAGGATCACACCCACAAATGCGCTTGCAAGCACCAGAAGCAGCGTCATCAAAAGTCCGATCTCTCGGCCAACGACGACGAAACCGGCGATCTCGGCGAGCGGAAGCCCGAAGATGACAAGGGGAATAAGAAATGAACGCATCAATCTGCCCGAAAATGGAACCTGGTGTTCCCTTAAAACGTCTCCGGATTAAGGGCAAAGACATGCAGCAACTCTAAAGCGCCACAGCGGCCTTTGTGCGTCTTAAAAGGCGTTCGGCGCTGTAAGGGTGCGACATCGCCATTTGAATGATCTATTCTTGCGGACTATATGGAATAACCACGAGAAATTCTAACAGCGGTTCCGGGTGGAAATGGGCTCTTTTGACTTCATCACGTTTTTTTTCCTGATCGCCGCGGTGGTCATTTTCCTGCAACTGCGCAGCGTTTTGGGCCGCCGGACAGGAAGCGAACGGCCGCCATTCGATCCATATTCGCCGCGTGACATGAGCCAGGGGCCGGAAAACGGCGACAAGGGCAAGGTGGTGCAATTGCCGCGACGCGAGAACGCGGACGAAGAAGCGGGGCGCTACGAATCGATCGATGCCTTCGCCAAGGCCGGCACAACGCTGAACACCCAGCTTCGGGCGCTGAGCGACGCTGATCCGAGCTTCGATCCCAAGGAATTCGTCAACGGCGCCAAGATGGCCTACGAGATGATCGTCATGGCCTTTGCCGATGGTGACCGCAAGACGCTGAAGAACCTGTTGTCCCGCGAGGTCTATGAAGGCTTCGACGCGGCGATCACCGATCGTGAGCGCAAGGGCGAAGTCGTCAAGTCCACCTTCGTCGGCATCGACAAGGCTGATATCATTCACGCCGAAGTGAAGGACAGCGAAGAGAACATTACGGTCCGTATCGTCAGCCAGCTGATTTCGGCGACCTATGACAAGCAGGGTGGCATGATCGACGGCGATGCCGAGTCGGTTGCCGAGGTCAACGACCTCTGGACCTTTGCGCGCGACATCCGTTCGCGGGATCCGAACTGGAAGCTGATCGCCACCGAATCCGAAAATTGAGCGGACGTGGCGACAATGTCCTTTCAACTTGACCCCGTCAGTTTCGACGATCTTCCGGGCTGGCGGGATGACGACCCGACCAAGGTGATAGAGGCGATGCGCCGCTGTCTGAAGCACGTGGCGATCAAGCCCTATCGTACCGGATCGATGGGGATCTCTGTCGATGATTTGATGCCGGCCTTTTCGGCTTCCTCAGCGGAAGTCGGCACGGCTGGCGGCGCGCGGGCCTTCTTCGAGAAGCACTTCGTACCGTTCCGGATCAAACCGGAAGCCGGTTCCGGCTTTGTCACCGCCTTCTATGAACCGGAAATCGAGGTTCGCACCGAAGCGGACGAGATCTATCGCTATCCGCTCTATCGACGCCCTGCGGATCTGGTTGACATCGACGATACCAACCGGCCCGATGGGATGGATCCCTATTTCGCCTTTGGTCGTTCCGAAGATGGACGGATCAGCGAATATCCGGACAGGCGGGCAATCGAGCAGGGCTACCTTGCCGGCCGCGGCCTGGAGATCGCCTATGCGAAATCCAAGGTCGAAGTTTTCTTTGTTCATGTCCAGGGCGCGGCGCGGCTCCTGTTCCCGGATGGTTCGCGCCGTCGCGTGACCTATGCCGCCAAGACCGGCCACTATTTCTCTGCCGTCGGCAAGCTACTGATCGAACGCGGCAAGATCGATGCCGCGACCGTCTCGATGATGAGCATTCGAGACTGGCTGGAGGCACATCCGGACGACGTCGATGAGGTTCTCTGGCACAACAGGTCGTTTATCTTCTTCCGCGAGGCTGCGGTCGAGGACGAACAACTGGGCCCGATCGCCGCTGCAAAGGTCTCGCTCGAGCCCGGCCGTTCCCTGGCGGTGGATCGCCTGATCCACACCTTCGGTGTGCCTTTCTACATCGCAAGCGAGAGCCTGACACGCCTGGACGAAGGCAAGCCCTTCCAGCGCCTGATGCTGGCGCTCGATACGGGTTCGGCGATCGTCGGGCCTGCGCGCGGTGACATCTTCACCGGTTCCGGCTTCGAGGCGGGCGAACGGGCCGGGGCGGTTCGCAATCCGGCTGACTTCTATGTTTTCGTTCCCAAGGCGGCCGCGGCACGATACGGCCATGCCTAAGGAAAAGAAGCTCTCGTCCGAGGACCGCATTCTCTGGGGCAAGGTTACCCGCTCCACGAGACCGATGCCAGGTCGGCTCGACGACCTGATGGGCATGTTGGCCGAGGACGAGCAGCCGAAAGCGCAGGAAGAACCGAAGGCCA is a window from the Ensifer adhaerens genome containing:
- the coaE gene encoding dephospho-CoA kinase (Dephospho-CoA kinase (CoaE) performs the final step in coenzyme A biosynthesis.); the protein is MIILGLTGSIAMGKSTTAQMFRDFGVPVNDADEVVHELYRGEAVAPVEAAFPGTVKDGQVDRAELSRQLMVAPGRLPELEAIVHPLVRKKEQEFLAKNLAAGSPFVVLDIPLLFETGAEKRVDRVAVVTCSADLQRERALKRPGMTEEKLAMILARQVPDSEKRKRADYIIDTSDSFDVTRGQVKAVVDVLAASNGDADA
- the dnaQ gene encoding DNA polymerase III subunit epsilon, producing the protein MREIIFDTETTGLDNREDRVIEIGGVELENQFPTGRTLHIFINPGNRKVHPDALAIHGITDDFLKDKPPFADVVDEILDFFGDARWVAHNATFDMGFVNAEFARLGLPPIAIDRVTDTLALARRKHPMGPNSLDALCRRYGIDNSHRAKHGALLDSELLAEVYIEMIGGRQAALGLVSTKSAGQSIELDDAPIVIGQRPRPLPSRLSEDDLAAHAALIAKIGSKAIWAKYEPQE
- the secB gene encoding protein-export chaperone SecB, whose translation is MTTDTASNGNGSAQSPSLNILAQYIKDLSFENPGAPRSLQARDKAPSININVNVNANPLAENDFDVVLSLNAEAKDGDRVLFNVELAYGGVFRVAGFPQEHMLPLLFIECPRLLFPFARQIVADATRNGGFPPLMIDPIDFAQMFAQRMAEEKVRAQVSNSNETAN
- a CDS encoding FxsA family protein, whose product is MRSFLIPLVIFGLPLAEIAGFVVVGREIGLLMTLLLVLASAFVGVILLRVQGFTVIRRMQDATRTGSDPGREVIGGALLFVAAILLVVPGFVSDVIGLLLFLPFVRNAAAAYLRKRMTIVTAASGANWYPQDDPRQPRPSTRVIDLNEGEFSRADDEDPPQGGDRDRP
- a CDS encoding Tim44/TimA family putative adaptor protein gives rise to the protein MGSFDFITFFFLIAAVVIFLQLRSVLGRRTGSERPPFDPYSPRDMSQGPENGDKGKVVQLPRRENADEEAGRYESIDAFAKAGTTLNTQLRALSDADPSFDPKEFVNGAKMAYEMIVMAFADGDRKTLKNLLSREVYEGFDAAITDRERKGEVVKSTFVGIDKADIIHAEVKDSEENITVRIVSQLISATYDKQGGMIDGDAESVAEVNDLWTFARDIRSRDPNWKLIATESEN
- the mltA gene encoding murein transglycosylase A, whose translation is MSFQLDPVSFDDLPGWRDDDPTKVIEAMRRCLKHVAIKPYRTGSMGISVDDLMPAFSASSAEVGTAGGARAFFEKHFVPFRIKPEAGSGFVTAFYEPEIEVRTEADEIYRYPLYRRPADLVDIDDTNRPDGMDPYFAFGRSEDGRISEYPDRRAIEQGYLAGRGLEIAYAKSKVEVFFVHVQGAARLLFPDGSRRRVTYAAKTGHYFSAVGKLLIERGKIDAATVSMMSIRDWLEAHPDDVDEVLWHNRSFIFFREAAVEDEQLGPIAAAKVSLEPGRSLAVDRLIHTFGVPFYIASESLTRLDEGKPFQRLMLALDTGSAIVGPARGDIFTGSGFEAGERAGAVRNPADFYVFVPKAAAARYGHA